The Tolypothrix sp. PCC 7712 region ATCGGTTACGTCCTCAACAAATTAGTCAAGATGTTACCTCTTGGCACGGATTGCAAACAGTTAGCACCTACGATACAACTCGTACTGATGCAACTACTGCAAATATCCAGAAAGCTTATAAAGCTATGCTGGCGCAGCAACAAACAGAAACCGAGAATTTAACTATCTATCGGGCTGCGGCTGATGCTGCAAGATTGGCGGAATGGGAATTTCACAATGCCATCTTAGCAATGAAAGAAGTTATACGTGGACAATATGGCTCGGATAGCGATCAAGCACAAGCAGTGGGATTGAAGAAAAAATCAGACCGCAAGCGTCCCAGCCGCAAAAAGCCAGTTGCTACTAGTTAATTAATGAGAGCGATCGCATTTTGAGCAAGGATGCGATCGCCCTTATACATATCAATTGCAAAGGGTGGGGAAAGGGGAAAGGTTAAAGATACCAAACCTTTCTCCATTTCACCCTTCCCCCTTCTCCATATCAATTGCCAAGGGTGGGGAAAGGAGAAAGGTAAAAGGGGAAAGAGAAAATAAGTAACCACGCAAAATTAATTACAGTCATTGCGAGCGCAGCGTAAAGCTTTCGGCATAGCTTCGCTTAACGCGTAGCGTCTCGAAGAGAAGCAATCTCAACCCTTGCGATTGCTTCATTCCGCTCCGCTCCATTCGCAATGACATTGTGTAATTAATTTTGTTTAACTACTTACCAAACCTTTCCCCCTTCCCCCTTCCCCCTTCACCCACTTCCGGAGCAAGTCTAATCAATCCAAGCTTGCAGGTAATCGCGCAGAGATTTGTCCTGAACTTTTGCGACTACTTGTTGAGCTTGATCTGGTAGTTCTAAGGCAACATACTGCTTCACTAAGCGCGTGTATTGGCTACGGCGATCGTTATAATCAGGTTCTGGTGAATTCTCGTAACGATTAATTGTGCGGCTTTCTGGATCAGCGATTTGTTGCGCTACTACAAAGGCGCGATTGAGGTATGCAAGAGCATCTTGACGACGTTGCTGTAAAGCATAAATTCTGGCTAGTTCTAGTAGTGTTGTAGCTTGTCTATCTGGTAGCGATTCTGCTTCCACCACTGGCAATGCAATCTCAATGTTGTTGTTAACATTGATTTCATAGTAGATCGTATTGTAGACATATTCTAATAGCTGAGAAGTTGAATGAGCTTGAGCGATTTTGAAAGCAGCTAGATATTGTTTTTGGCTCATCAAATACTCTACAGTTTGAGCAAATAGACGAGAGCGATTTTCATCATCTTGTACTTGCTGGAGAATTTTGATTGCTTGTTGCAAGAAAGATTGTGTCTGTTCTGTTTCTCCTATACGCAAATAAGCTTGTGCGATCGCAGCTAGTGATAAGGCTTGATGCTCAATCACTGTGAGGGTTTGTGCTTGTGCAATTGCAGGTTGAATTAAGCTGGTGAATTCTGGGATTGTCGGTGCTTTCGCTGCGAGTTCTGCTTGGGTTAATATCTGATATGGTTTGATTAGGGTATTTTTAACTTGTTTAGCTACTGCAATTGCTTGACTCCATTGTTGATTATCGGCATAGGCGAGCGCAATTTCTTTCAACATCAGATTGCGTTCTTCTGTCCACAAATCACGATTGGCTTGTTTAGCTACTTCCAGCGCTTGAGCGAGATTTTGCGATCGCAGAAGTCCTTGAATTAGTTGTTGATACAAACCAGATTGATAGACAAAGTTGCTGGGGTTCTTCAGCTTCTTGAATAGCGCGATCGCTAAATTATATTCTTGTGCATTGATAGCAGCATTTAATAGTATGCCTTCCCCATCATTTAAACGCTGAATTTGTGCTAAAACCTGTTTTAACTGCTGGGGTTGTTTGGCTTTGGCGTAAACAATAGCAAGTGCAGCTAATACTGAAGCCTTTAGCCCATCATGAGTTAGTCGTTGAATTGCATTCAGCAGAATGGTTAGCTGACCTGATGTGTTGTAAATTTGAATCAGGGTTGCTTGATGGCTTTCAGCAGCCTCTTGTTTGGCTACCTGCTTCAGTGCTTTAGCAAACAGGCGATTACCCAGCCGGGGTTGATTATGAGTTGCCCAATAAACTGCTATTTCTCCTAAGCAAAAAGCTTGAAATTCTAATGTTTGAATTTTAGGGATGACAGCCTGGGCTAAATGCAAATCTTTTCGTTTAATTGCATCGCGTACCACTTCTATAATAATTGACTCAGGAGAATAGTCCTTGGCAACTTTTTCGGCTAATGCTATGGCGCGTTTTGGTTCACCCATTTGAAGATATAGCATGGCAATTGAACTCAGGGAATTACTGCGGCTAAAGGGTTCTTCAGCCGAAATTTGTTCCACAGAGGTTAAAGCTTGAGTGAGTAATTCTTGGGCTTCGGCTTTTTGTTGGGATGCTAGCCAAATTGATACTAATTGAATTAATTGTTCGGTGCGAGTTGTGGGATCGGGAATTTGTAGCGCTGCTGTAGTGGCTTTTTGCATGGCGATCGCTACTAGCTCACTGCGTCCCAAATTTTGATAAACTTTTGCCAGTTGCTTTAAATCTTGAACAATTACTCTAGGATCTTCATGAAAATTCAGTACAGATTGCTGAACTTTTTCTAGCCACTCAATCCACTTATCCTGCTCTTGGGGCGTTAATTTACCTAAAGGTTGAAGTATATAAACAATATCTGCATAACCCAAGAGATAA contains the following coding sequences:
- a CDS encoding tetratricopeptide repeat protein, which produces MTSNIQISPEVYQRVLTEKINEAILQASYLVRTQIYDQALKKYHQILNHITLLSNSEQRSYWLSYLLGYADIVYILQPLGKLTPQEQDKWIEWLEKVQQSVLNFHEDPRVIVQDLKQLAKVYQNLGRSELVAIAMQKATTAALQIPDPTTRTEQLIQLVSIWLASQQKAEAQELLTQALTSVEQISAEEPFSRSNSLSSIAMLYLQMGEPKRAIALAEKVAKDYSPESIIIEVVRDAIKRKDLHLAQAVIPKIQTLEFQAFCLGEIAVYWATHNQPRLGNRLFAKALKQVAKQEAAESHQATLIQIYNTSGQLTILLNAIQRLTHDGLKASVLAALAIVYAKAKQPQQLKQVLAQIQRLNDGEGILLNAAINAQEYNLAIALFKKLKNPSNFVYQSGLYQQLIQGLLRSQNLAQALEVAKQANRDLWTEERNLMLKEIALAYADNQQWSQAIAVAKQVKNTLIKPYQILTQAELAAKAPTIPEFTSLIQPAIAQAQTLTVIEHQALSLAAIAQAYLRIGETEQTQSFLQQAIKILQQVQDDENRSRLFAQTVEYLMSQKQYLAAFKIAQAHSTSQLLEYVYNTIYYEINVNNNIEIALPVVEAESLPDRQATTLLELARIYALQQRRQDALAYLNRAFVVAQQIADPESRTINRYENSPEPDYNDRRSQYTRLVKQYVALELPDQAQQVVAKVQDKSLRDYLQAWID